One Echinicola strongylocentroti DNA window includes the following coding sequences:
- a CDS encoding DUF1501 domain-containing protein, translated as MNLLEEIAYRKAELNTRRHFMKKCLSGMGTMALGSLMGSSLSSCERATDALGQLRDSANPMNPLPPHFLPKAKRVIYLHMAGAPSQLELFDFKPELQKLHGLDCPPSLLEGKKFAFIQGTPQMLGPQFNFNRYGESGAYVSDRLPHFSQCVDDVAFLKAMHTDEFNHAPAQLLMQTGSARLGKPSMGSWVTYGLGSENQDLPGFVVLVSGGTTPSAGKSIWGSGFLPTVYQGVQCRSKGDPVLYLSDPKGMSRALRKKSIEAINDINRTQFEEVGDPEIMTRIAQYEMAYKMQMSVPETMDINDEPDYIHEMYGTEPGKASFANNCLLARRLAEKGVRFIQLYHWGWDAHGAAKSEAINHGFKNRCQEIDQPMSALLKDLKQRGLLDDTLVVWGGEFGRTPMRENRGGKEMKFIGRDHHLEAFTIWMAGGGIKPGITYGETDEIGYYGIKDRVHVHDLQATILHQLGLNHEQLTYHFQGRDFRLTDVHGNIVEKILA; from the coding sequence ATGAATCTCTTGGAAGAAATAGCCTATCGAAAAGCGGAACTGAACACCAGAAGGCACTTTATGAAAAAATGTCTTTCGGGCATGGGCACTATGGCCCTAGGGTCACTTATGGGGAGTAGCCTAAGTTCTTGCGAAAGGGCCACGGACGCACTTGGCCAGCTTAGGGACAGTGCCAATCCGATGAACCCTTTACCGCCTCATTTTCTTCCCAAAGCCAAAAGGGTGATCTACTTGCACATGGCCGGTGCCCCTTCCCAGTTGGAGCTGTTCGATTTCAAGCCAGAGCTGCAGAAGCTCCATGGACTGGATTGCCCACCTTCGTTATTGGAGGGGAAAAAATTTGCATTTATCCAAGGGACACCCCAAATGCTCGGGCCGCAGTTTAATTTTAATCGCTACGGTGAATCCGGTGCCTATGTATCCGACAGGTTGCCCCACTTCAGCCAGTGTGTGGACGACGTGGCTTTCCTCAAGGCCATGCACACGGATGAATTCAACCACGCCCCGGCCCAATTGCTGATGCAGACAGGAAGTGCCAGGCTGGGAAAACCAAGCATGGGGTCTTGGGTCACTTACGGGCTGGGCTCCGAAAACCAAGACTTGCCGGGATTTGTAGTGCTGGTTTCTGGTGGGACGACACCAAGTGCAGGCAAGAGTATCTGGGGAAGTGGTTTTCTCCCTACCGTTTATCAAGGTGTCCAGTGCCGCTCCAAGGGAGACCCAGTCCTCTACCTCTCCGACCCAAAAGGGATGAGCCGAGCACTCCGAAAAAAATCCATCGAGGCCATCAATGACATCAATCGCACCCAATTTGAGGAGGTCGGTGATCCAGAGATCATGACCCGCATAGCCCAATACGAGATGGCCTATAAAATGCAAATGTCCGTCCCCGAAACCATGGACATCAATGACGAGCCAGACTATATCCATGAAATGTACGGCACGGAACCTGGCAAGGCCTCCTTTGCCAACAACTGCCTTTTGGCCAGAAGACTGGCCGAAAAAGGGGTTCGGTTTATCCAACTGTATCACTGGGGATGGGATGCCCACGGTGCTGCCAAAAGCGAGGCCATCAACCATGGCTTCAAAAACCGCTGCCAAGAAATAGACCAGCCCATGTCAGCACTCCTCAAAGACCTCAAACAACGCGGACTACTGGACGACACATTGGTGGTCTGGGGAGGGGAGTTTGGCCGTACGCCTATGCGTGAAAACAGAGGCGGCAAAGAAATGAAATTTATCGGCCGGGACCACCACCTAGAGGCCTTTACCATCTGGATGGCCGGAGGAGGCATCAAGCCCGGCATCACTTATGGGGAAACGGATGAAATCGGCTATTACGGCATTAAGGACCGTGTACATGTCCATGATCTCCAAGCCACCATCCTCCATCAGCTTGGCCTAAACCACGAGCAGCTCACTTATCATTTTCAAGGGAGGGATTTTAGACTGACCGATGTCCACGGCAATATCGTTGAAAAAATCCTCGCTTAA
- a CDS encoding c-type cytochrome domain-containing protein, which translates to MKKLSLILLITVIAVLPAFAQSIPELQEKPSDLSLFLGRFHPLIVHLPIGFILLAFLMEVLSSLPKFRHLGASVSFVLVLGILSAVGAAVLGYLLSLSGEYQGATLDWHLWLGIGTIVLAIVALLLKTKGVSKIYFPALFGAVVCLSFTGHLGGNLTHGSDYLVKYMPTPMRKVVGLPPKVNDEGPVITNLEEAVIFDDVIKPITDGKCESCHNPEKTKGDLRLDAKEGFQKGGENGPVFTAGQPADSELIKRIKLPQDHDDVMPPEGKNPLSKEEIQLLEWWIENEASFDKKVTEVKTSPEVQEILDALVNPPQKEINPVFTMDIDAATEDDLQDLRKNGFSAAPIASGIPLLQVSYLNTNAPLSAQQLKVLSNHSDQIVWLNLSKVRLEQKLDYGFLKDFEHLTELHIDHTAITDEELKALKNMKWLEYINLYGTEVSDKGLANLHLLKHLKTAYLWQTNATPTGISTLQEKLPELQIHTQAPSLILVSADTTEEVTTKN; encoded by the coding sequence ATGAAAAAGCTATCGCTAATCCTCCTGATCACCGTGATTGCGGTCTTACCAGCCTTCGCCCAGTCGATTCCGGAACTACAGGAAAAACCCTCCGACCTATCGCTATTTCTGGGAAGGTTTCATCCCTTGATCGTGCACTTGCCCATTGGATTTATCCTTTTGGCATTTTTGATGGAAGTGCTTTCCAGCCTTCCCAAATTCAGGCATTTGGGAGCCAGTGTCTCCTTCGTGCTTGTATTGGGTATCCTAAGTGCTGTGGGGGCTGCGGTGTTGGGGTACTTGCTGTCGCTTAGTGGAGAATACCAAGGTGCTACGCTAGACTGGCACTTATGGCTTGGAATCGGCACAATTGTATTGGCCATTGTCGCGTTGCTTCTTAAGACCAAAGGGGTTTCCAAGATTTATTTCCCGGCCCTGTTTGGTGCAGTGGTCTGTCTTAGCTTTACTGGACACCTGGGAGGCAATCTCACCCATGGATCGGACTACTTGGTAAAGTATATGCCCACCCCCATGCGAAAGGTCGTCGGGCTACCGCCAAAAGTGAATGACGAAGGTCCTGTCATCACCAATTTAGAAGAAGCCGTTATTTTTGATGATGTCATCAAGCCCATCACCGATGGCAAATGTGAAAGCTGCCACAATCCCGAAAAAACCAAAGGTGACCTGAGGCTTGACGCCAAAGAAGGCTTTCAAAAAGGTGGTGAAAATGGCCCCGTATTTACCGCCGGACAGCCAGCGGACAGCGAACTGATCAAACGTATCAAACTCCCCCAAGACCATGATGATGTCATGCCTCCAGAAGGCAAAAACCCACTTTCCAAAGAAGAAATACAGCTATTGGAGTGGTGGATCGAAAACGAGGCCTCCTTTGATAAAAAAGTAACAGAAGTAAAGACCTCACCGGAAGTACAGGAAATCTTGGATGCCCTGGTCAATCCTCCCCAAAAAGAAATAAACCCCGTATTTACCATGGACATCGATGCGGCGACAGAAGACGATCTACAGGATTTACGAAAAAATGGCTTTTCTGCGGCGCCTATCGCATCGGGCATTCCATTGCTCCAGGTCAGCTACCTTAACACCAACGCTCCACTGAGCGCTCAGCAACTAAAGGTCTTAAGCAACCACAGTGATCAAATCGTCTGGCTGAACCTTTCGAAGGTCAGGCTGGAACAAAAATTGGATTATGGCTTCCTGAAGGACTTTGAGCATTTGACGGAGCTCCACATTGACCATACTGCCATCACTGACGAGGAGCTAAAAGCTCTTAAGAACATGAAATGGCTGGAATACATCAACTTATACGGAACGGAAGTTTCGGACAAGGGATTGGCCAACCTCCATCTGCTCAAGCACCTAAAAACGGCCTACCTCTGGCAAACCAACGCTACACCAACCGGCATCTCCACGCTTCAAGAAAAGCTTCCTGAACTACAAATTCACACACAAGCCCCTTCCCTGATATTGGTCAGCGCTGATACCACGGAAGAAGTAACCACCAAAAATTGA
- a CDS encoding glycoside hydrolase family 43 protein yields MNIKTLLCATVLLCTAVAGFSQSTITAKDPITPGNPVITEKYTADPAAIVHDDTVFLYVGHDQAPKEKNFYEMHEWLIYSSTDMVNWEERAAVNVKETFDWAAGDAWAAEVIEKDGKFFWYVTVSHKEIHGKAIGIAVSDSPVGPWKDALGHALITNDMTTDTKISWDDIDPSVFIDDDGSAHLFWGNTICYYAKLKDNMLELDSDIQHIDLPNFTEAPWVHKKGDFYYLSYAYKFPEKTAYAMSESITGPWKYQGILNEVAGNTNTNHQAIIEYKGKDYFIYHNGSIPTNGGSFRRSVCIDYLYYNPDGTIKKIIMTSEGIDPVE; encoded by the coding sequence ATGAACATCAAAACGTTATTGTGCGCTACCGTACTGTTATGCACGGCCGTTGCGGGATTTTCCCAAAGTACCATTACAGCAAAAGATCCGATCACACCGGGCAATCCTGTCATTACGGAAAAATACACCGCAGATCCTGCAGCCATTGTCCATGATGATACGGTATTCCTCTACGTGGGTCATGATCAGGCTCCTAAAGAAAAAAACTTCTACGAGATGCATGAATGGCTCATCTATTCCTCCACCGACATGGTCAACTGGGAAGAAAGGGCCGCTGTCAATGTAAAAGAGACCTTTGACTGGGCTGCCGGTGATGCCTGGGCTGCTGAGGTGATCGAAAAAGACGGGAAGTTCTTTTGGTACGTAACGGTAAGCCACAAAGAAATCCATGGTAAGGCCATTGGCATTGCCGTATCCGACAGCCCGGTGGGACCTTGGAAAGATGCCCTTGGCCATGCCTTGATCACCAATGACATGACTACGGATACCAAGATCAGTTGGGATGATATTGACCCGTCGGTATTTATCGATGACGATGGTTCTGCCCACCTTTTTTGGGGCAACACGATCTGTTACTATGCCAAACTAAAGGACAATATGCTCGAACTGGATAGCGATATCCAACACATCGACCTGCCCAACTTCACCGAGGCACCTTGGGTACACAAAAAGGGCGATTTCTATTACCTTTCCTATGCGTACAAATTCCCTGAAAAAACCGCCTACGCCATGAGCGAAAGCATCACCGGACCATGGAAGTACCAAGGCATCCTGAACGAGGTGGCAGGCAATACCAACACCAACCACCAGGCCATCATCGAGTACAAAGGCAAGGATTATTTCATCTACCACAATGGCAGTATTCCCACCAATGGCGGTAGCTTCAGAAGGTCCGTCTGCATCGATTACCTATACTACAATCCTGATGGCACCATAAAAAAAATCATCATGACCTCTGAGGGAATCGACCCTGTGGAGTAA
- a CDS encoding ComEC/Rec2 family competence protein, translating to MRNLILILSLIMLGNVSNAQDIGQPLPKWELGMLDLHHINTGRGDAAFYVLPDGITMLVDAGESSEDDPRTLSARNTPRLPNTDKYAYEWIADYIFQFGPLGGDTHIDYAVLTHFHSDHFGTCTSYSPRSEEGNYQLTGLVGVGTLIPVKRVLDRDYPSYENSQVKFSKEKIQLALEAGSRDSVYACSVSNYWKFLEYQEKENGMEVSKFLPGKNNQVKLSEATDYPTFGIRNIVGNGWAWTGEGEAVFPLGASNENDLSNGFRVSYGEFDYWTGGDISGVGPYGEGRFNSVEAQIAPVIGPVDVATLNHHGNRDSQSAYYVRTIRPRVWVQQSWSSDHPGDDVLRRISSKELYPGDRDIFTTGMLEANKLVIGDRIDNVYGSQRGHILVRVAPRGKTYQVIILEDRDEKRMVKAVFGPYASR from the coding sequence ATGAGAAATTTAATTTTGATTTTATCCCTGATCATGTTGGGAAACGTGTCAAATGCACAGGATATTGGTCAGCCGTTACCCAAATGGGAACTAGGTATGCTGGACCTTCATCACATCAATACGGGTAGAGGGGATGCTGCTTTTTATGTTTTGCCCGATGGGATCACCATGTTGGTAGATGCCGGCGAATCATCCGAGGACGATCCGAGGACCTTGTCTGCTAGAAACACTCCAAGGTTACCCAATACAGATAAATACGCCTATGAGTGGATTGCAGATTATATTTTTCAGTTTGGCCCATTGGGAGGGGATACCCACATAGATTATGCGGTACTTACCCACTTTCATTCCGACCATTTTGGGACTTGTACTTCCTATAGCCCTAGGAGTGAAGAAGGGAACTATCAGTTGACAGGTTTGGTAGGCGTGGGGACCTTGATTCCGGTCAAGAGGGTACTTGACCGAGATTACCCTAGCTATGAAAACAGTCAAGTGAAGTTTTCGAAGGAGAAAATACAACTGGCATTGGAAGCTGGAAGTCGCGATTCGGTATATGCTTGTTCCGTAAGCAATTATTGGAAATTCCTAGAATATCAAGAAAAGGAAAATGGGATGGAAGTTTCTAAGTTTTTGCCTGGCAAGAACAACCAGGTGAAACTGTCTGAGGCAACTGATTATCCGACTTTTGGGATAAGAAACATCGTTGGCAATGGCTGGGCGTGGACTGGTGAGGGAGAAGCGGTGTTCCCACTAGGTGCTTCCAATGAAAATGATCTAAGTAATGGCTTTCGTGTGTCTTACGGAGAATTTGACTATTGGACAGGAGGTGACATCAGTGGAGTTGGGCCTTATGGCGAAGGAAGGTTCAACAGTGTAGAAGCGCAGATTGCTCCAGTTATAGGGCCAGTGGACGTGGCTACGCTAAACCATCACGGCAATAGGGATTCACAATCCGCTTATTATGTACGTACTATCCGACCAAGAGTATGGGTACAACAATCTTGGTCATCGGATCATCCTGGGGATGATGTGTTGAGGAGAATTTCATCCAAAGAATTGTACCCTGGCGACCGGGATATTTTTACTACGGGAATGCTGGAAGCGAATAAGCTCGTGATAGGTGACCGTATAGATAACGTTTATGGTTCGCAGCGAGGGCATATTCTGGTAAGAGTAGCTCCGAGAGGCAAAACGTATCAAGTCATTATTTTGGAAGATAGGGACGAAAAGCGAATGGTGAAAGCAGTTTTTGGTCCTTACGCATCACGTTAA
- a CDS encoding glycerophosphodiester phosphodiesterase family protein produces the protein MNGNRKLVNWAIGVMAFFTSLNADAQAARDIELVVHRGGNRHAPENTLAAAEAAKKMGADYLEMDVRQSKDGVYYNMHDESVDRTTDGIGKLADLTSGYIEQLDAGSWYRHGFKDEHVPAIEELVGLYKDSRMKLYVDFKAGDIADFVTKAKAWGVTSENSFFYFGDWEMAKEFVALDTGLPLKIKVGKEDDFDSLYQAFHPEIIEVEPANVSKELIDKAHAKGVKVMGWIAQDQRKAYLDLLQYDIDMMNLDNPDVFASLLQNSKALPDPYLIAHRGGVVEELYEEYDPQGLEEAYKRGYGMVEVDVCETLDGVLFVHHDRDFKRVYGVDKEVTEVTWDELKHYRSLRAGFSPMTFDEYAALCEGRFDLMVDVKSVNKTPAYYEKLRAVLEKHGLMENLIFLDREARRYFWGEARFGVRVRELPEIVNRYQRAEDVACHFFLFDHGTELTAQSIRMAQKMYMEVIPSVNIGHYKLEFHKTGAGRDIKYNRSMGVTSFQIDSDYDMFFKESLTL, from the coding sequence ATGAACGGGAACAGAAAATTGGTCAATTGGGCTATTGGCGTCATGGCCTTTTTTACCAGCCTTAATGCTGATGCCCAAGCTGCAAGGGATATAGAATTGGTGGTGCACCGAGGGGGAAATAGGCATGCACCTGAAAATACCTTGGCTGCGGCAGAGGCGGCCAAGAAGATGGGAGCTGATTATTTGGAAATGGACGTTCGCCAATCCAAAGATGGTGTTTATTATAATATGCACGATGAATCCGTGGATAGAACAACTGATGGTATCGGAAAACTGGCTGACTTGACCTCAGGTTATATAGAGCAGTTGGATGCAGGCTCATGGTATAGGCATGGATTCAAAGACGAGCATGTTCCTGCTATCGAGGAGTTGGTAGGCTTGTACAAGGATTCCCGCATGAAGCTATATGTTGATTTTAAAGCGGGAGATATTGCTGATTTTGTCACCAAAGCCAAGGCCTGGGGTGTTACTTCCGAAAATTCCTTTTTCTACTTTGGTGACTGGGAAATGGCCAAGGAGTTTGTGGCCTTGGATACTGGCTTGCCGCTAAAAATCAAAGTGGGCAAAGAAGATGATTTTGATTCACTCTATCAAGCCTTCCATCCAGAGATCATTGAGGTAGAGCCAGCCAATGTTAGCAAGGAGCTTATCGATAAGGCGCATGCCAAAGGGGTAAAGGTAATGGGCTGGATAGCTCAGGACCAGCGAAAAGCCTATTTGGATTTGTTGCAATATGATATTGATATGATGAACTTGGATAATCCAGATGTCTTTGCTTCTCTCCTTCAAAACAGCAAAGCCTTGCCTGATCCGTACTTGATCGCCCATAGGGGAGGTGTAGTGGAGGAGCTGTATGAAGAGTACGATCCCCAGGGCTTGGAGGAAGCTTATAAGCGTGGATATGGAATGGTAGAGGTGGATGTCTGCGAAACCTTGGACGGAGTGCTGTTTGTACATCATGACAGGGACTTTAAGCGGGTTTATGGGGTGGATAAGGAGGTGACGGAAGTGACCTGGGATGAGCTAAAACACTACCGATCACTCAGAGCGGGATTTAGCCCTATGACCTTTGATGAGTACGCAGCGCTTTGTGAAGGCAGGTTTGACTTAATGGTGGATGTTAAGTCGGTGAACAAAACACCTGCCTACTATGAAAAGCTGAGAGCGGTACTGGAGAAACATGGATTAATGGAAAACCTCATCTTTTTGGATAGGGAAGCACGGCGGTATTTTTGGGGTGAGGCACGGTTTGGAGTACGTGTTCGTGAACTGCCAGAGATCGTCAATAGGTATCAGCGTGCAGAGGATGTGGCTTGTCATTTCTTTCTGTTTGACCATGGGACAGAGCTCACTGCACAATCCATAAGGATGGCCCAGAAAATGTACATGGAAGTGATTCCTTCCGTTAATATTGGCCATTATAAACTGGAATTTCATAAAACTGGAGCTGGTAGAGATATCAAGTACAACAGATCCATGGGAGTGACTTCTTTTCAGATAGATTCTGACTACGATATGTTTTTCAAAGAGTCACTTACTTTGTAA
- a CDS encoding TonB-dependent receptor, producing MVGDYYKKNQPWASHWDYQNNSERDLRVKEQDLVNVIDILENQYGIPGVVKDKLGGYDKQYGVAPGVPQQTISFLGKLDWKINSVHSATLKYNYHSFSNPRKLIGNGIFSAQYGEESYDHSVQLNLNSQISPTQKNTLRLSTNYMLRPGEPYNGRVAIGRVYVESDFGNGDTDGDEVFWGNQYWAPEIISQRAYQLIDNYTWLVGKSRITAGLDIYHERISDQLTHYQQGEFYFASVEDLENRTPYRYERKTPLGDAGGRVKPTIFETGVYGQLQTYLHDDLELTAGLRWDASLIPVKPTYNALLEQELGIRNDVAPMDLNNIQPRINLVWDINGKGTDVIKIGGGGFVSQFTTQALTMSHIDNGVDYAWPVIEVGMPYADGSGRVVTQEDLPTPDWDAYYENFDNVPGEEYVNELVEKGILSTDVPAYVVAIDENLQNPYTWKFNLGYFHKVNNWLNVGVSGYYNSTLNNSYYTNINLKDNPEFTLDQEGGRDVYAPLSTLDQNSTSVNWLDARKSDKFNQVMYYTSADWANTYVALVLEANMKWKDGSVNISYTRGASKGGVRYNSGNAREYHYVGQSYDGFGDLMSRSYDLDDMKHKFLITAVSPTFHGFNISTKFMMVQSERFHATMHRRYDIVGVATNSSSTNYIQPYIFDINDPGLTEDFRADYQQLLDNTSPEYREYLMNNMGQVAQPFAGINPVRTSWDLSASKTFTFQSQHKVILRGDIFNVLNLMNKEWGGYHYISNTDLYDVTGFDVGNKAYDYQIRENAGKKYYTVNNPYTIQFGLKYVF from the coding sequence GTGGTCGGGGATTATTATAAGAAAAACCAACCGTGGGCCAGCCACTGGGATTATCAAAACAATTCCGAAAGAGACTTGCGCGTAAAAGAACAGGATTTGGTAAATGTGATCGATATTCTGGAAAACCAATATGGTATTCCTGGTGTGGTGAAGGATAAGCTGGGAGGATATGACAAGCAGTATGGCGTAGCGCCAGGGGTTCCGCAACAAACCATTTCATTCTTAGGAAAGCTGGATTGGAAAATCAATAGTGTTCATTCGGCCACTTTAAAGTACAATTACCATAGTTTTTCCAATCCGCGTAAGCTGATTGGCAATGGGATATTCTCTGCACAGTATGGAGAAGAGTCATATGACCACAGTGTTCAGCTGAACCTTAATTCTCAAATCAGCCCCACTCAGAAGAACACCCTTCGATTATCTACCAATTATATGCTCCGTCCAGGAGAGCCGTATAACGGAAGGGTGGCCATCGGACGAGTATATGTAGAATCGGATTTTGGCAATGGTGACACAGACGGGGATGAAGTGTTCTGGGGAAATCAATACTGGGCTCCGGAGATCATCAGCCAGAGGGCTTATCAACTGATCGACAACTATACTTGGCTGGTAGGGAAGAGCAGGATTACAGCAGGTCTGGATATCTATCATGAGCGTATTTCTGACCAGCTGACCCACTATCAGCAAGGTGAATTTTATTTTGCCAGTGTGGAGGATTTGGAAAATAGGACACCTTATCGGTACGAAAGGAAGACTCCCCTTGGCGATGCAGGCGGAAGGGTAAAACCAACTATATTCGAAACGGGCGTTTATGGACAGCTCCAGACTTATTTGCATGATGACTTGGAGCTGACTGCTGGTTTGAGGTGGGATGCATCTTTAATCCCTGTCAAACCTACCTATAATGCCTTGCTCGAACAGGAACTGGGCATTCGTAACGATGTGGCACCAATGGACCTGAACAATATCCAACCTCGTATCAACCTCGTGTGGGACATCAATGGTAAAGGTACCGATGTGATCAAAATAGGTGGCGGGGGATTTGTCTCCCAGTTTACGACGCAGGCGCTGACCATGTCGCATATCGATAATGGGGTAGATTATGCATGGCCGGTAATCGAAGTAGGTATGCCCTATGCAGACGGTTCTGGCAGGGTAGTGACCCAAGAAGATCTGCCTACCCCGGACTGGGATGCTTATTATGAGAATTTTGACAATGTCCCTGGTGAAGAGTATGTCAACGAATTGGTGGAAAAGGGAATCCTAAGTACCGATGTACCTGCTTATGTGGTGGCCATTGACGAAAACCTCCAAAACCCTTATACTTGGAAGTTTAACCTGGGCTATTTTCACAAAGTGAACAACTGGCTGAATGTCGGTGTTTCAGGTTATTATAATTCCACGCTAAACAATTCTTATTATACCAATATTAACCTCAAGGATAATCCCGAGTTTACCCTTGACCAAGAGGGAGGTAGGGATGTCTATGCACCCTTGAGCACACTGGATCAAAATTCGACTTCTGTAAACTGGCTAGATGCCAGAAAATCGGACAAATTTAACCAAGTGATGTACTATACTTCAGCGGACTGGGCCAATACCTATGTGGCGTTGGTGCTGGAAGCCAATATGAAGTGGAAAGATGGAAGTGTCAATATTTCCTATACCAGGGGGGCTTCCAAAGGTGGGGTACGCTATAACTCAGGAAATGCCCGTGAATATCACTACGTAGGGCAGTCTTACGATGGGTTTGGTGATTTGATGAGCAGGTCTTATGATTTGGACGATATGAAACATAAATTCCTGATTACGGCAGTTTCTCCTACTTTTCATGGATTTAACATCAGTACCAAATTCATGATGGTACAGAGCGAACGTTTTCATGCGACCATGCACAGGAGATATGATATCGTGGGAGTGGCCACCAATTCTTCCAGTACAAATTACATCCAGCCATATATTTTTGATATAAATGATCCCGGCCTTACAGAGGATTTTCGTGCAGATTATCAGCAGCTTTTGGATAATACCAGTCCTGAGTACAGGGAATACTTGATGAATAATATGGGACAAGTGGCGCAGCCTTTTGCAGGGATCAATCCTGTCCGGACATCATGGGACTTGAGTGCTTCCAAAACCTTCACTTTCCAAAGCCAACACAAAGTGATCCTAAGAGGGGATATTTTTAATGTGCTTAATTTAATGAACAAGGAGTGGGGAGGGTATCATTACATTTCCAATACCGACCTATATGATGTGACGGGGTTTGATGTGGGCAATAAGGCCTACGATTATCAAATCAGGGAAAATGCCGGAAAGAAATATTATACCGTCAACAATCCTTACACCATTCAGTTTGGTTTAAAATACGTTTTTTAA
- a CDS encoding carboxypeptidase-like regulatory domain-containing protein produces the protein MKQIITILLLLGSTLSGVLAQGTGTLIEGVVRDFSEERLVGANVFVKNESTGFTTGSVTDLDGRFVIQNIPTGGPYTLRVSYLGYGDFRAEKINLSQGDRINLGQITLNDNVSDLESVIVEPDFFSVEKDRMGAAKKINSKMMNSLPSPTRNYASFAELSPLAKSGTQMAGAKPGMTGLTIDGVSNRRGVFGDLSGGAFPVSMEAIAEFEVATNSYDVTSGRGGAGTIKAITKSGTNEFHASAWGYYAGDALTGDKFSKNGLLNDDSVEGIPMKETPIRLPSLA, from the coding sequence ATGAAACAAATCATTACTATTTTATTGCTCTTGGGCAGCACACTTTCGGGGGTGTTGGCACAAGGAACAGGAACCCTCATTGAGGGGGTGGTTCGGGATTTTTCTGAAGAGCGATTGGTGGGGGCCAATGTCTTCGTGAAGAATGAAAGTACTGGCTTTACCACTGGGAGCGTAACCGATCTGGATGGAAGGTTTGTTATCCAAAATATTCCTACCGGAGGTCCATATACGCTAAGAGTGAGTTATTTGGGTTATGGTGATTTCAGGGCTGAGAAAATAAACCTGTCGCAGGGAGATCGGATAAACCTTGGGCAGATTACCCTGAATGACAATGTCTCCGATTTGGAGAGTGTTATCGTCGAGCCGGATTTTTTCTCAGTGGAAAAAGACCGAATGGGAGCAGCGAAGAAGATCAATTCCAAGATGATGAATTCATTGCCAAGTCCTACGCGTAATTATGCATCCTTTGCTGAGCTCTCACCGTTGGCGAAGTCAGGGACCCAAATGGCAGGGGCAAAGCCAGGGATGACAGGTTTGACCATAGATGGTGTGTCCAACCGACGCGGGGTTTTTGGAGACCTGTCGGGCGGAGCATTTCCTGTTTCCATGGAAGCAATAGCGGAGTTTGAAGTGGCTACCAATTCTTATGATGTCACTTCCGGCAGAGGTGGTGCGGGGACCATCAAGGCGATCACCAAATCAGGGACCAATGAGTTTCATGCCAGTGCTTGGGGATACTACGCTGGAGATGCATTGACTGGGGATAAGTTTTCAAAAAACGGACTATTAAACGATGATAGTGTCGAGGGAATACCAATGAAGGAGACACCTATACGACTACCCAGTTTGGCGTAA
- a CDS encoding NUDIX domain-containing protein produces the protein MNSIYPEPTVGAIIFNPKGEVLLCKSAKWNDQYVIPGGHIEKGERMEDALVREVKEETGLDVFDLQLASVQESVNSEHFSEKRHFIFIDYTCRTAQYDVVLNDEADEYAWVKPSDILDYDLGGFCRSFFEEWLKEHSVYRRGVFYGYVR, from the coding sequence ATGAATTCAATCTATCCAGAACCTACCGTAGGAGCGATTATTTTCAATCCCAAAGGAGAAGTGTTGCTTTGCAAATCTGCCAAGTGGAATGACCAATATGTCATACCTGGTGGGCACATCGAAAAAGGCGAGCGTATGGAAGATGCGTTGGTCAGGGAGGTGAAGGAGGAGACCGGCCTGGATGTTTTTGACCTACAGCTGGCGAGTGTGCAGGAAAGTGTAAACAGCGAGCATTTTAGCGAAAAGCGTCATTTTATTTTTATCGATTATACCTGTCGGACAGCCCAATACGATGTCGTGCTCAATGATGAGGCCGATGAATATGCTTGGGTAAAGCCTTCGGATATTTTGGATTACGATTTGGGAGGATTTTGTAGGAGTTTTTTTGAAGAATGGCTGAAGGAGCATTCAGTGTATAGGCGAGGTGTTTTTTATGGGTATGTCAGGTGA